One window of Thermocoleostomius sinensis A174 genomic DNA carries:
- a CDS encoding glycosyltransferase family 4 protein, whose translation MNILMISATFPYPPTRGGTQVRTFHLLQYLQQRHSVTLLTLRSPDVTDAEIAALRSKVDQLVVFSRPQPVNQTWSKLQRFGEFVLTGTPPNVRSSHSAKAQHWLDRAVTDGKFDVITCEHCVNEQYIRPQWRHQLRTIVNIHSSVYGTCKNQLQTGVSEHVWRDRLNLPLLKRYEQTYCTKFSGIVVTTSEDEQQIRAFCPHTAIAVIPNGVDFSHFPYRSTDPGGQRLIFIGAMDNLANIDAVRFFSLEIFPTLKQQYPAITLDLVGARPGSEVMELAQLPGISVTGQVPSMAEYLHRSTICVVPMRTGFGIKNKTLEAMAAGVPVVGSDRGLEGLAVDHPDLPLRALRANHPAEYISAIDRLFQNPALRVELSQAARHFVEQTYTWQRAGKQYEALLEG comes from the coding sequence ATGAACATTTTGATGATTTCGGCGACATTTCCCTATCCGCCTACGCGCGGCGGCACACAAGTTAGAACCTTTCACTTGCTGCAATACCTGCAACAGCGCCACTCTGTGACGCTGCTAACGCTGCGATCGCCCGATGTTACAGACGCCGAAATTGCTGCTCTGCGCTCAAAAGTCGATCAACTGGTGGTATTTTCGCGTCCGCAACCAGTTAATCAAACATGGTCTAAACTGCAACGGTTTGGGGAGTTTGTATTGACAGGCACACCACCTAACGTGCGATCGAGCCATTCCGCCAAAGCACAACACTGGCTCGATCGGGCGGTGACAGATGGCAAGTTTGATGTGATTACCTGCGAACATTGTGTCAACGAACAATACATTCGTCCTCAGTGGCGGCACCAACTCCGCACGATTGTCAACATTCACAGTTCGGTCTATGGCACGTGCAAAAACCAGCTACAAACTGGTGTATCCGAGCATGTATGGCGCGATCGGCTTAATCTACCGTTACTAAAGCGCTACGAGCAAACCTACTGTACGAAGTTTTCCGGCATCGTTGTCACCACTTCCGAAGACGAACAGCAAATTCGCGCCTTTTGCCCGCACACTGCGATCGCTGTCATCCCCAACGGCGTTGATTTCTCACACTTTCCCTATCGATCGACTGATCCGGGGGGGCAGCGCTTGATTTTCATTGGAGCGATGGATAATCTTGCCAACATTGACGCTGTGCGCTTCTTCAGCCTAGAGATATTCCCCACGCTCAAACAACAGTATCCTGCCATCACGCTAGATCTGGTCGGAGCACGTCCGGGGTCTGAGGTGATGGAATTGGCTCAACTTCCGGGCATTAGCGTCACAGGACAGGTTCCCTCAATGGCAGAGTACTTGCATCGATCGACCATTTGTGTGGTGCCCATGCGCACCGGATTTGGCATCAAAAATAAAACCCTAGAAGCGATGGCCGCGGGTGTACCTGTGGTAGGCAGCGATCGAGGTTTAGAAGGCTTAGCCGTTGATCATCCAGATTTGCCACTGCGGGCCCTACGAGCTAATCATCCAGCAGAATACATCAGCGCCATCGATCGGTTGTTTCAAAACCCTGCCCTGCGGGTTGAACTTTCCCAAGCAGCCCGTCACTTCGTTGAACAAACCTACACCTGGCAGCGAGCCGGCAAGCAGTACGAAGCCCTATTGGAAGGCTAA
- a CDS encoding NYN domain-containing protein, whose product MLSSTPQAILLVDGYNMIGAWHSLQQVRDRYGLEEARRELVTFLVDYSAYQNFDTHIVFDSQYQDAPGSREVVTGNLTVCYTDYKQTADTYIEKLCAQFRKDIRKFDQRLIVATSDRAQQLTVVGYGAECMSAQQLRAEVELAMMRVRRKQQAVRKQRSPRRFLASSLDPIARQQLAQLRLGNELSTEE is encoded by the coding sequence ATGCTCTCCTCCACTCCTCAGGCGATCCTTTTGGTTGATGGCTACAACATGATTGGGGCTTGGCACAGCTTGCAGCAGGTTCGCGATCGCTACGGGTTAGAGGAAGCACGGCGAGAGTTAGTCACATTTTTAGTTGACTACAGCGCCTATCAAAACTTTGATACCCATATCGTATTTGACTCGCAGTACCAGGATGCGCCAGGTAGCCGTGAGGTAGTGACCGGCAACCTCACGGTGTGTTACACCGATTACAAGCAAACCGCAGATACCTATATTGAAAAACTGTGTGCGCAATTTCGGAAAGACATTCGCAAATTTGACCAACGCTTGATTGTGGCTACGTCCGATCGCGCACAACAGCTAACGGTAGTGGGCTATGGAGCAGAGTGTATGTCTGCACAACAGCTTCGAGCGGAAGTCGAGTTGGCAATGATGCGGGTACGACGCAAACAACAAGCGGTTCGCAAGCAGCGATCGCCGCGTCGGTTTTTGGCCAGTTCTCTTGATCCGATCGCTCGTCAGCAACTCGCTCAACTCCGTTTGGGAAATGAGCTAAGCACCGAAGAATAG
- a CDS encoding aminotransferase class V-fold PLP-dependent enzyme, producing the protein MTSHPFPIPQPPTPNFYRSLWSLDPSVVFLNHGSFGACPIAVLEKQSQLRSQMEAEPLRFFEDQLEPLWDVARQTLANLIGAESAQLAFVPNATTGVNTVLQSLLFRPGDELLTTNHEYNASRNALNVAAQRHGATVVVAEIPFPIKSADVVLDAVLRRVTPQTRLVLIDHVTSQTGLVLPIEPLIAELNARNIDSLIDGAHAPGMVSLNLKKVGVTYYTGNCHKWLCSPKGAAFLYVREDRQALVRPLVISHGANSSRRDRSRFHLEFDWTGTADPTPYLCVPTAIQFMGSLLPQGWTGLMTHNRAMVLAARQRLCQGLGVLPACPEDMVGSMAVIPLPDYWLNQPMELQATLFHRFRIEVPVIPWQSACEQLADQSAHAVQPTSPRQLLRISAQLYNAPAEYEALMTALKTLDSAYSS; encoded by the coding sequence ATGACTAGCCATCCTTTTCCTATCCCTCAACCCCCAACTCCCAATTTCTACCGATCGCTCTGGTCTCTCGATCCAAGCGTGGTTTTTCTGAATCACGGGTCGTTTGGAGCCTGCCCAATTGCGGTGTTGGAGAAACAAAGCCAACTGCGATCGCAAATGGAAGCTGAACCCTTGCGGTTTTTTGAAGATCAGTTAGAGCCTTTATGGGATGTGGCTCGGCAAACCTTAGCAAACTTGATTGGGGCAGAGTCCGCCCAACTAGCATTTGTACCCAATGCCACCACCGGCGTCAATACTGTTCTACAATCCTTGCTGTTTCGTCCGGGAGACGAACTGCTGACCACTAATCATGAATACAACGCTTCCCGTAATGCCCTCAATGTAGCGGCACAGCGCCACGGCGCGACAGTCGTAGTTGCAGAAATACCTTTTCCGATCAAGTCTGCTGATGTGGTGCTCGACGCGGTTCTCCGCCGTGTTACTCCACAGACGCGATTAGTGCTGATTGATCATGTCACTAGCCAAACGGGTCTAGTCTTGCCGATCGAGCCACTCATTGCAGAATTGAACGCTCGCAACATCGATAGTCTCATTGATGGTGCCCATGCTCCGGGAATGGTGTCATTGAACTTGAAGAAGGTGGGTGTAACATATTACACTGGCAACTGTCATAAATGGTTATGTTCGCCAAAGGGTGCAGCGTTTCTTTATGTTCGAGAGGATCGACAGGCGCTCGTTCGACCACTGGTGATCAGTCATGGGGCGAATTCCTCGCGCCGCGATCGCTCTCGATTTCATCTAGAGTTTGATTGGACAGGCACTGCTGATCCAACACCTTATCTGTGTGTTCCAACGGCTATCCAATTCATGGGTTCGCTGTTGCCGCAGGGCTGGACTGGGTTGATGACCCACAATCGAGCCATGGTCTTGGCGGCACGGCAGCGGTTGTGTCAGGGGCTGGGTGTATTACCAGCTTGTCCAGAGGACATGGTGGGTTCTATGGCAGTGATTCCGCTGCCAGACTACTGGTTAAATCAACCGATGGAGTTGCAAGCTACTTTATTTCATCGTTTTCGGATTGAGGTTCCCGTGATACCCTGGCAATCTGCCTGCGAGCAGCTAGCTGATCAATCTGCTCATGCAGTCCAACCTACTAGCCCTCGTCAATTGCTGCGAATTTCAGCGCAACTCTACAATGCTCCAGCAGAGTATGAGGCGTTGATGACAGCGCTTAAAACACTGGACTCAGCCTATTCCTCTTAA
- a CDS encoding energy-coupling factor ABC transporter ATP-binding protein yields MTKPAIVVDEVCFQWSPTAPVLQSCSLEVPKGEFWMLLGTNGSGKSTLLRVLAGLLTPQSGQVDVMPPVGFVFQNPDHQLVMPTVGADVAFGLVEEKLSIPQIRQRVDEALTAVNLSHLQRRPIYALSGGQKQRIAIAGAIARHCEVLLLDEPTALLDPDSQLDLVSQVQKLIKHRGMTALWVTHRLDELEYCDGAFLLEQGQVIDRGDPQRLRRRLMQMEGRQEE; encoded by the coding sequence ATGACCAAACCTGCGATCGTCGTTGATGAGGTGTGTTTTCAGTGGTCGCCAACTGCCCCGGTTTTGCAATCCTGCTCGCTGGAAGTGCCCAAAGGCGAGTTTTGGATGCTACTAGGAACGAATGGCAGTGGTAAATCAACACTCCTGCGGGTGTTGGCAGGCTTGCTGACGCCCCAGTCTGGGCAAGTAGATGTGATGCCCCCTGTGGGGTTTGTGTTTCAAAACCCTGATCATCAACTGGTGATGCCAACAGTGGGAGCCGATGTTGCATTTGGCTTAGTAGAAGAAAAGCTTTCAATTCCGCAAATTCGCCAACGTGTGGATGAGGCGCTTACAGCCGTTAACCTCTCCCATTTACAGCGCCGTCCGATCTATGCCCTCAGCGGGGGACAAAAACAGCGAATTGCCATTGCGGGGGCGATCGCTCGTCATTGTGAGGTCTTGCTGCTCGATGAGCCAACGGCGCTGTTAGATCCAGACAGCCAGCTTGATCTGGTTTCGCAAGTACAAAAGCTGATCAAGCATCGCGGTATGACGGCCTTGTGGGTGACGCATCGGCTAGATGAATTGGAGTATTGCGATGGTGCATTTTTGCTAGAGCAAGGGCAGGTAATCGATCGGGGTGATCCACAGCGGCTACGGCGGCGATTGATGCAGATGGAAGGACGGCAAGAAGAATAA
- a CDS encoding glycosyltransferase family 39 protein — translation MRSPFAHPWLHLWLLLLWTLLGLGLRLVNLTGKPLWTDEFSTIVFSLGNSFLTIPLDQLLTTEQLLQPLQPSSSASMRDVLRHLLSESNHPPLYFLLTHVWLKLFPAPNGWVSVWGARSLAAVLGALAVPASFGLGWFAFRSRLVGHLAAVLMAVSPFGIYLSQEARHYTLPLLWIIVSLGCLVTATRTIRHRDPLPMSIGLLWVVVNTLALATHYLTLLTLLAELMVMMVMGLIQSWREQGQWYPSAHWWRIVAVVAGTMAGGLVWLPFLQDVPDSQLTAWIQQDVRTGLQWLDPIAQLLAAAISMLYLLPIQAPSSPIVLVSVVLLVWVVLWTLPKLYCGLILQATNPNSRLPLMTLGGFVSSAILLFFAITYIFERDLTSALRYNFVYFPGAIVLMAASLATIWAGTKLPSEPKSVWLKHIYQGNRRTVIFIILLGLVGSLTVAWNWGYQKIHRPDVVAEAIRSYSQGDVLIAIPHQTHGQTGRLMGIAWALQHPSPTSPSSLAPTLSANPPLAGAASKSLIPHFLLARRSYDSGSMVRSLRQAFGQLPRPLDVWLINFRNTPERPVSQFLERRQCEAQTDSFSTDGYQYRLYRCPR, via the coding sequence ATGAGAAGTCCATTCGCCCATCCTTGGCTGCATCTGTGGCTCTTATTACTATGGACGCTGCTAGGATTGGGGTTGCGTTTAGTTAATTTAACCGGGAAGCCACTGTGGACAGATGAATTTTCTACGATCGTCTTCAGCTTGGGTAATAGCTTCCTCACGATTCCATTAGATCAACTCTTGACCACAGAGCAACTATTGCAGCCGCTGCAACCTAGTTCTAGTGCCAGCATGAGGGATGTACTACGGCATTTGCTGAGCGAAAGTAACCATCCGCCACTCTATTTTTTGCTCACTCATGTATGGTTGAAACTATTTCCGGCTCCGAACGGTTGGGTGTCAGTGTGGGGAGCACGATCGCTAGCTGCCGTCTTGGGCGCACTTGCTGTTCCAGCGTCCTTTGGTTTGGGATGGTTTGCGTTTCGATCGCGTCTGGTAGGACATTTGGCGGCAGTGCTAATGGCAGTTTCTCCGTTTGGGATTTATCTATCGCAAGAAGCTCGTCACTATACGCTACCGCTATTGTGGATTATCGTTTCTCTGGGGTGTTTAGTTACCGCCACTCGGACCATTCGCCACCGCGATCCGTTACCGATGTCGATAGGCTTGTTGTGGGTTGTAGTGAACACGTTAGCCCTTGCCACCCACTATCTGACCCTATTAACTCTGCTGGCAGAACTGATGGTGATGATGGTGATGGGGCTGATTCAAAGCTGGCGAGAACAAGGGCAATGGTATCCGTCTGCTCATTGGTGGCGCATCGTAGCAGTTGTAGCTGGAACCATGGCAGGTGGACTGGTTTGGCTACCTTTTTTGCAGGATGTTCCTGATAGCCAACTCACCGCATGGATTCAGCAAGATGTGCGCACAGGGTTGCAATGGCTTGACCCGATCGCCCAACTGTTGGCCGCTGCTATCTCCATGCTGTATCTATTACCGATTCAAGCACCTAGCTCGCCGATCGTTCTGGTGTCGGTTGTGCTGCTGGTGTGGGTGGTGCTATGGACGCTACCCAAGCTTTATTGCGGTCTCATCCTACAAGCGACCAATCCCAATTCTCGGTTGCCCTTGATGACGTTGGGTGGCTTTGTTAGCAGTGCGATACTGCTGTTTTTTGCCATCACGTATATCTTTGAGCGCGATCTAACCAGTGCCCTTCGTTATAACTTTGTCTATTTTCCAGGGGCGATCGTTCTAATGGCTGCTAGTTTGGCAACCATCTGGGCAGGAACAAAACTCCCCTCAGAACCTAAATCAGTTTGGTTAAAACATATCTATCAAGGTAATCGGCGCACGGTAATTTTCATAATTCTGCTGGGGTTGGTTGGCAGCCTCACTGTTGCTTGGAATTGGGGCTATCAAAAAATTCATCGCCCAGATGTGGTAGCTGAAGCCATTCGATCGTACTCTCAAGGGGATGTGCTGATTGCAATTCCGCATCAAACCCACGGGCAAACAGGTAGGCTTATGGGCATTGCTTGGGCATTGCAACATCCTAGTCCTACTAGTCCTAGTTCATTGGCTCCTACTCTATCAGCAAATCCACCCTTGGCTGGAGCGGCTTCAAAGTCGCTCATCCCCCACTTTTTGCTGGCGCGTCGCAGTTACGACTCTGGCAGTATGGTGCGATCGCTGAGGCAAGCCTTTGGCCAGTTACCCCGTCCTCTTGATGTCTGGTTGATCAATTTTCGCAATACTCCCGAAAGACCAGTAAGCCAGTTTTTAGAGCGACGGCAGTGTGAAGCACAGACGGATTCATTTTCAACGGACGGCTATCAGTACCGGCTGTATCGATGTCCACGGTAG
- a CDS encoding AzlD domain-containing protein has protein sequence MMYEIWLIGGMSLVTFLVRYPVIAMSGRLNLSPQFLQLLRYVPPTVLTAIVFPSVLMPDATLAITPTNARLMGAIAALLVGLWQKNLLVTIVVGMAVFFAWQGLLTTIGIA, from the coding sequence ATGATGTACGAAATTTGGTTAATTGGCGGTATGTCCCTGGTGACGTTTCTAGTTCGCTATCCTGTCATTGCTATGAGTGGTCGCCTTAACTTGTCACCACAATTTTTACAACTATTGCGCTATGTACCACCAACGGTCTTAACGGCGATCGTCTTTCCATCCGTTTTGATGCCAGACGCAACGCTGGCAATCACTCCAACCAATGCTCGGCTCATGGGTGCTATAGCTGCCTTGCTTGTGGGACTGTGGCAGAAGAATTTACTGGTAACGATCGTAGTTGGAATGGCAGTATTTTTTGCGTGGCAAGGGCTATTGACAACAATAGGGATTGCTTAA
- a CDS encoding glycosyltransferase family 2 protein: protein MPKISVCIPTYNRANLLPFAIESALNQTEPDIEVIVCDDGSTDNTPTIMATLTDPRVYYIRHAQNIGKSNNMRSGFAAATGEYFVKFDDDDRLRPEFLARTSAILDTHSYIDFVGTDHWIIDSQNRPNYQATELNSWRWGRTQLPEGPIKNLLETVFVQQSLQIGATLFRRSALQAVGFMRPNLQNCEDNDLFVRLALQGKQAYYLNDRLMEYRCHAEQQGIHRAISYLKDKIAYLENYQFTSPRLEQIRQQRLAETKLLLGLRLINVGEIQAGRKLVWNGQMAAPLKAWAGMSLSLLPTDWRDRSFQALRQVK, encoded by the coding sequence ATGCCTAAAATTAGCGTTTGTATTCCTACTTATAATCGAGCCAACTTGCTGCCCTTTGCGATCGAAAGTGCGTTAAATCAAACCGAGCCAGATATTGAAGTGATTGTTTGTGACGATGGCTCTACAGATAATACACCTACCATCATGGCTACCTTGACTGATCCAAGAGTGTATTACATTCGCCACGCGCAAAACATTGGCAAAAGTAACAATATGCGATCGGGGTTTGCCGCGGCAACGGGCGAGTATTTTGTTAAGTTTGATGATGACGATCGGCTCAGGCCAGAGTTTTTAGCTCGTACTAGCGCCATTTTAGACACGCATTCCTATATTGATTTTGTCGGAACCGATCACTGGATTATTGATAGCCAGAACCGGCCAAACTACCAAGCTACTGAATTAAATTCTTGGCGATGGGGACGCACTCAATTACCCGAAGGACCGATCAAAAATCTATTAGAAACTGTGTTTGTACAACAAAGCTTACAAATTGGAGCAACTTTGTTTCGTCGTAGTGCCCTACAAGCGGTCGGATTTATGCGTCCTAATCTGCAAAATTGTGAAGACAATGATTTATTTGTTCGCTTAGCTTTACAAGGCAAGCAAGCTTACTATTTGAACGATCGCTTGATGGAATATCGCTGTCATGCCGAACAGCAGGGCATTCATCGCGCCATTTCCTATCTCAAAGACAAGATTGCTTACTTGGAAAACTATCAATTTACATCACCTCGATTGGAACAAATTCGGCAACAACGTTTGGCTGAAACAAAGCTACTGTTAGGATTACGTTTAATCAACGTAGGTGAAATACAGGCAGGTCGTAAGCTGGTATGGAATGGGCAAATGGCGGCTCCTCTCAAAGCATGGGCGGGCATGAGTTTATCGCTGTTACCCACGGACTGGCGCGATCGATCATTTCAAGCTTTGCGGCAAGTGAAGTAG
- a CDS encoding DNA-directed RNA polymerase subunit beta', which yields MTAEQKSNQKSEQTMLFRNQVVGKKGLQRLIAWAFTHYGTARTAQMADELKDMGFRFATKAGVSISVDDLQVPPSKRELLQAAEEQIRETEDRYTRGEITEVERFQKVIDTWHGTNEELKNEMVRHFRTYNPLNSVYMMMNSGARGNISQVRQLVGMRGLMANPQGEIIDLPIKTNFREGLTVTEYIISSYGARKGLVDTALRTADSGYLTRRLVDVSQDVIIRELDCNTERGVTLRSMTDGDRVLIPLSDKLLGRVAAQDVIHPETGEVMVSRNEPISDDMAKRIAKAGVEEVMVRSALTCEATRSVCQLCYGWSLAHASMVDLGEAVGIIAAQSIGEPGTQLTMRTFHTGGTFTGDVAPQIRATFDGVVHTKPKQFRSRVFRTRHGEDALITEVNVELTVESGDRKETSMIPPGSVVFTRDGQSVKLGKILVELPTTGRVRKVTEKATKDVASDLAGEVKFADVIPEEKKDRQGNTTRIAQRGGLIWVLSGEVYNLPPGAEPVVKNGDRVESNSILAETKLVTENGGVVRIPQESETKSGREIEIITASVLLHQARVIAESQQGREHYLIETQNNQRFSLIATPGTKVTNGQVVAELIDNRYHTQTGGILRYSGVEVSKKGKAKLGYEVVQGGTLLWIPEEAHEVNKDISLLLVEDGQFVEAGTEVVKDIFCQSNGVVEVTQKNDILREIVIKPGELHLADNPEAVMSKHETIVSPGQEVMPGLVSEELRYVEYVETPEGPALLLRPVTEFHVPDEPSVPSQESTSEEAGRSIRLRAVQRIPYKDGERVKSVEGLELLRTQLVLDIDKDAPQLAADIELIPDETDPEVLRLQLVILESLVIRRDVTADQTQGSTQTRLLVQDGDQIAPGAVVARTEIQCKEAGVVRGIREGVEAIRRVLVMRDADVVRIDTQGKTPNVKDGDLLVAGMDVAPGVACTDSGQVVEVSSNEVVLRIARPYRVSAGAVLHIDDGDLVQRGDNLVLLVFERAKTGDIIQGLPRIEELLEARKPKEACVLAKRPGIAQVVYGDDETVEVKVVEADGVTTEYQILPGQNVMVIDGQEVRVGEALTDGPANPHEILEVFFEYHRESEGIHEASLKSLEAVQTFLVNEVQSVYQSQGIDISDKHIEVIVRQMTSKGRIEDGGDTTMLPGELVELRQIEQVNEAMSITGGAPAQYVPVLLGITKASLNTDSFISAASFQETTRVLTEAAIEGKSDWLRGLKENVIIGRLIPAGTGFNAYEDNTASVEIDPIYEGTVFEDDLDLSDVVLDDRTARNYEREGGFDVFPTPGMRAPETGDYGRSYGMMREDEEEDTYSSAIIDDDFDDEPDMDDEE from the coding sequence ATGACAGCAGAGCAAAAGTCAAATCAGAAGTCCGAGCAGACCATGCTTTTCCGCAACCAGGTCGTTGGAAAAAAGGGATTGCAGCGGCTAATTGCTTGGGCATTCACGCACTATGGCACTGCCAGAACGGCACAGATGGCAGACGAACTCAAGGACATGGGGTTCCGATTTGCCACTAAAGCAGGGGTTTCCATCAGTGTCGATGACTTGCAAGTACCCCCCAGTAAACGGGAACTGTTGCAAGCGGCCGAAGAACAAATTCGAGAAACGGAAGATCGCTACACGCGCGGTGAAATCACCGAAGTTGAGCGGTTCCAGAAGGTAATTGACACATGGCACGGCACGAACGAGGAATTGAAGAATGAAATGGTGCGTCACTTCCGCACCTACAATCCCCTCAACTCGGTCTACATGATGATGAACTCCGGGGCACGGGGAAACATTTCCCAGGTGCGCCAGTTGGTCGGAATGCGGGGGCTAATGGCCAATCCTCAAGGGGAAATTATTGACCTGCCCATTAAAACCAACTTCCGGGAAGGATTAACCGTGACGGAATATATTATTTCGTCTTATGGTGCTCGCAAAGGGTTGGTAGATACAGCGCTGCGAACCGCCGACTCTGGCTATCTGACACGGCGGCTAGTAGATGTCTCGCAAGATGTCATCATCCGCGAGTTGGACTGTAACACCGAGCGTGGTGTCACGCTGCGCAGCATGACCGATGGCGATCGCGTGTTGATTCCCCTCAGCGATAAACTGCTAGGACGAGTAGCGGCACAGGATGTCATTCATCCTGAAACAGGAGAGGTAATGGTGTCCCGCAATGAGCCAATCTCCGATGATATGGCTAAACGGATTGCGAAAGCTGGCGTAGAAGAGGTAATGGTGCGATCGGCATTGACCTGTGAAGCCACGCGATCGGTTTGTCAATTGTGCTATGGCTGGAGCCTTGCCCATGCCTCTATGGTGGATCTAGGCGAAGCAGTTGGCATTATTGCCGCGCAGTCAATCGGAGAACCGGGAACGCAGTTGACGATGCGGACGTTCCACACTGGAGGCACCTTTACCGGAGATGTGGCCCCACAAATTCGAGCTACCTTTGATGGCGTGGTTCATACCAAACCCAAGCAGTTCCGCTCTCGTGTGTTCCGTACTCGCCACGGGGAAGATGCCTTAATTACCGAGGTCAATGTGGAACTAACGGTGGAGTCCGGCGATCGCAAAGAAACCTCCATGATTCCGCCGGGTTCTGTGGTATTTACCCGAGACGGACAATCCGTGAAATTGGGAAAAATCCTAGTGGAGCTACCCACAACAGGACGAGTACGCAAAGTTACCGAAAAAGCCACCAAAGATGTAGCCTCCGACCTGGCAGGTGAAGTCAAATTTGCCGATGTCATCCCAGAAGAAAAGAAAGACCGTCAGGGCAACACAACTCGCATTGCTCAGCGGGGCGGTCTGATCTGGGTACTGTCTGGTGAGGTTTATAACTTGCCACCCGGAGCAGAACCCGTAGTTAAGAATGGCGATCGCGTTGAATCGAATAGCATTCTGGCTGAAACGAAGCTGGTAACTGAAAATGGCGGCGTTGTGCGGATTCCACAAGAAAGTGAAACCAAAAGCGGTCGGGAAATTGAAATCATCACCGCTTCGGTGCTGCTGCATCAAGCCCGTGTGATTGCCGAAAGCCAGCAGGGGCGAGAACATTATTTGATTGAAACTCAGAATAATCAACGGTTCTCGCTGATTGCTACCCCTGGAACCAAAGTCACCAACGGTCAAGTAGTGGCTGAGCTAATTGACAATCGGTATCACACCCAAACTGGCGGTATTCTCCGTTACTCTGGTGTTGAAGTTTCCAAGAAAGGGAAGGCAAAACTGGGCTATGAAGTGGTGCAAGGCGGCACCCTCCTCTGGATTCCTGAAGAAGCGCATGAAGTCAATAAAGACATTTCACTACTGCTAGTGGAGGATGGTCAGTTCGTGGAAGCTGGCACAGAAGTGGTGAAAGATATTTTCTGCCAAAGCAACGGGGTGGTAGAGGTGACGCAGAAGAATGACATTTTGCGGGAAATTGTGATCAAGCCAGGTGAGCTACATTTGGCGGACAATCCTGAAGCTGTCATGTCGAAGCATGAAACGATCGTCAGCCCTGGACAAGAAGTCATGCCAGGCCTAGTCTCCGAGGAATTGCGCTATGTGGAGTATGTGGAAACACCAGAAGGTCCAGCCCTGTTACTGCGTCCGGTGACAGAATTCCATGTGCCAGACGAGCCATCTGTCCCTAGTCAAGAATCCACTAGCGAAGAAGCGGGGCGATCGATCCGACTACGGGCCGTGCAGCGCATCCCTTATAAAGATGGAGAGCGAGTCAAGTCGGTAGAAGGCTTAGAGTTACTTCGCACTCAGCTTGTTTTAGACATTGATAAGGATGCCCCTCAACTGGCTGCCGATATTGAGTTGATTCCCGATGAAACCGATCCAGAAGTCTTGCGGCTTCAGTTAGTGATCTTGGAATCGTTGGTGATTCGTCGGGATGTCACGGCAGATCAAACCCAAGGCAGCACCCAAACCCGCTTGCTGGTGCAAGATGGCGATCAAATTGCACCAGGAGCCGTAGTAGCTCGCACTGAAATTCAGTGTAAGGAAGCAGGCGTGGTACGCGGCATTCGCGAGGGGGTTGAAGCAATTCGTCGGGTACTGGTCATGCGAGATGCTGACGTGGTCCGCATTGACACCCAAGGTAAAACTCCAAACGTGAAAGATGGCGATCTCTTGGTAGCGGGTATGGATGTTGCGCCCGGTGTTGCTTGTACGGATTCTGGCCAGGTGGTAGAAGTCAGCAGCAATGAGGTGGTTTTACGCATTGCTCGCCCTTATCGCGTGTCGGCGGGTGCAGTGTTGCACATTGACGATGGCGATTTGGTGCAGCGAGGCGACAATTTGGTGCTGTTGGTGTTTGAACGGGCAAAAACGGGTGATATCATCCAGGGGCTTCCTCGCATTGAAGAACTGTTGGAAGCTCGCAAACCCAAAGAAGCCTGTGTGCTGGCTAAGCGTCCAGGCATCGCCCAAGTAGTCTATGGCGATGATGAAACTGTGGAAGTGAAGGTTGTCGAAGCTGATGGCGTCACAACGGAGTATCAAATTCTGCCAGGACAAAACGTCATGGTGATCGATGGTCAAGAAGTGCGGGTAGGGGAAGCCCTCACCGATGGACCGGCCAACCCCCATGAAATTCTAGAGGTGTTCTTTGAGTACCACCGGGAATCGGAGGGCATTCATGAAGCTTCCCTTAAGAGCCTAGAAGCCGTACAAACCTTCTTGGTGAACGAGGTGCAGTCTGTGTATCAATCTCAGGGCATCGATATCTCAGACAAACATATTGAAGTGATTGTGCGGCAGATGACCTCGAAGGGACGGATTGAAGATGGTGGTGATACCACAATGCTACCGGGTGAACTTGTGGAACTGCGGCAGATTGAGCAGGTTAACGAAGCCATGTCAATTACGGGCGGCGCGCCAGCCCAATATGTACCTGTGTTGCTGGGGATTACCAAGGCCTCGCTGAATACCGACAGCTTTATTTCAGCCGCCAGTTTCCAAGAGACAACTCGTGTACTCACCGAAGCGGCGATCGAAGGTAAGTCTGACTGGCTACGGGGTCTGAAGGAGAACGTGATTATCGGTCGTTTGATTCCCGCCGGAACGGGCTTCAATGCCTATGAGGACAATACAGCGAGTGTCGAAATCGATCCTATCTATGAAGGTACGGTCTTTGAGGACGATCTCGATCTCAGTGATGTTGTGCTGGACGATCGCACAGCCCGCAATTATGAGCGCGAGGGTGGCTTTGATGTCTTCCCCACTCCTGGAATGCGTGCCCCTGAAACGGGCGACTATGGTCGTAGCTATGGCATGATGCGGGAGGACGAAGAGGAGGATACCTATTCTTCAGCCATCATCGATGATGATTTTGATGATGAACCCGATATGGATGATGAAGAGTAG